The following are encoded together in the Lathyrus oleraceus cultivar Zhongwan6 chromosome 3, CAAS_Psat_ZW6_1.0, whole genome shotgun sequence genome:
- the LOC127127017 gene encoding wall-associated receptor kinase-like 2, producing MEFPYLYILLFLFPYSVNCQQLYLNTTVTDCSDNPSAPKGYLCNAPQRSSSCNSFLVFRSKPPYDNPITMAYLLGSEASTIASINNISRDTKLPSNKTIIVPTLCSCSGNIYQHNTPYTVKKADTYFQLVNATYQSLTTCQALKGQNYYASVNIAIGAELTVPVLCACPTTKQMAKGITSLLVYTVDYGETVESIAEAYGVDEQSILEANELQVSASENRRVILFALTPILVPLRGKSCKEDPDSFYCTCSQGRLADGSCNESHGQKFPAKLVAALGVGIGVAFLVLFLVGYKLYQYIQKRRASIRKEKLFRQNGGYLLQEKLSSYGNGEMAKLFTGEELQRATDNYSPSRFLGQGGYGTVYKGMLPDGTIVAVKKSKQLDRNQVEAFVNEVVILSQINHRNIVKLLGCCLETETPLLVYEYINNGNLSQHIHRKDNESPLSWEIRLRIACEVAGAVAYMHFSASIPILHRDIKPTNILLDSNYSAKVSDFGTSRTIPLDKTHLTTAVGGTFGYMDPEYFQSNQFTDKSDVYSFGVVLVEIITGRKPITFNDEDEGQNMTAHFLSAMKDNQLSLVVDKTVLKEARKDDILGIANLAMRCLRLNGKKRPTMKEVSAELEALRKVQSFVCIKDDGKKPSDGQFFEHSTNDIFQESTVESFSISSQMESTSF from the exons ATGGAGTTTCCTTACCTTTACATTCTCTTATTTCTGTTTCCATACTCAGTTAACTGCCAACAGTTATACCTTAACACCACTGTCACTGATTGCTCAGACAACCCTTCAGCGCCAAAAGGATACCTATGTAATGCCCCTCAAAGGTCATCGTCATGCAATTCATTCTTAGTTTTCAGGTCCAAACCTCCTTATGACAATCCTATAACTATGGCATACCTTCTTGGATCTGAAGCATCAACCATAGCTTCAATCAACAACATCTCAAGAGATACCAAGCTTCCTTCCAATAAAACAATCATTGTCCCTACCCTTTGTTCATGTTCTGGAAATATCTACCAACATAACACCCCTTACACTGTCAAAAAAGCCGATACCTACTTTCAATTGGTAAATGCAACTTACCAAAGCCTCACAACATGTCAGGCTTTAAAGGGTCAGAATTACTATGCTTCTGTAAACATTGCAATTGGTGCTGAGCTCACAGTTCCAGTACTTTGTGCTTGTCCTACGACAAAACAGATGGCGAAAGGGATCACCTCCTTGCTGGTTTACACAGTGGACTATGGTGAAACTGTTGAATCTATAGCAGAGGCATATGGTGTTGATGAACAAAGTATACTAGAAGCAAATGAGTTGCAAGTGTCAGCAAGTGAAAACAGAAGGGTGATCCTTTTTGCCTTGACACCTATATTGGTTCCTCTTAGAGGAAAGAGTTGCAAAGAGGATCCTGATAGTTTCTATTGTACTTGCTCTCAAGGAAGGCTTGCAGACGGAAGCTGTAATGAATCTCATGGTCAAAAGTTTCCTGCCAAATTGGTTGCTGCATTAG GGGTTGGAATTGGCGTGGCCTTTCTGGTTTTGTTTCTTGTGGGTTACAAGTTATATCAATATATACAGAAAAGAAGAGCGAGTATTCGTAAGGAAAAGCTATTCAGACAAAATGGTGGCTACTTGTTACAAGAGAAGTTATCATCTTACGGAAATGGAGAAATGGCAAAGCTTTTTACAGGAGAGGAGCTTCAAAGAGCAACCGATAACTACAGCCCGAGTAGGTTTCTCGGCCAGGGTGGTTATGGCACGGTGTACAAAGGAATGTTACCAGATGGAACCATAGTAGCAGTTAAAAAGTCGAAACAGCTTGACAGGAACCAAGTAGAAGCTTTTGTTAATGAAGTGGTCATCTTATCTCAAATCAACCACAGAAACATTGTTAAACTCCTAGGATGTTGTCTTGAGACAGAAACTCCATTACTTGTCTATGAATATATTAATAACGGAAATCTCTCACAGCATATACATAGGAAAGACAATGAATCACCCCTTTCATGGGAAATTCGCCTTCGAATTGCATGTGAAGTTGCTGGAGCAGTTGCATATATGCATTTTTCAGCTTCTATCCCAATCCTCCACAGAGACATCAAACCAACCAACATACTTCTAGACAGTAACTATAGTGCAAAAGTGTCTGATTTTGGAACATCTAGAACAATTCCACTAGATAAGACTCATTTAACCACGGCTGTAGGAGGCACTTTTGGCTACATGGACCCTGAATATTTCCAGTCCAATCAATTTACAGATAAGAGTGATGTATATAGTTTCGGCGTTGTTCTTGTAGAGATTATAACGGGTAGAAAGCCAATCACATTCAATGATGAAGATGAGGGACAAAATATGACTGCGCATTTCCTTTCTGCGATGAAAGACAACCAACTTTCTCTTGTTGTAGACAAGACAGTGCTTAAGGAAGCAAGAAAAGATGACATTCTTGGTATTGCAAATCTTGCAATGAGGTGTTTGAGACTTAATGGTAAGAAAAGACCAACAATGAAAGAGGTTTCAGCTGAATTAGAAGCACTGAGGAAGGTGCAAAGTTTTGTATGTATCAAAGATGATGGGAAGAAACCAAGTGATGGACAATTCTTTGAGCATTCAACTAATGATATATTTCAGGAGTCCACAGTGGAAAGCTTTTCAATATCCTCTCAAATGGAGTCTACATCCTTCTAA
- the LOC127130840 gene encoding uncharacterized mitochondrial protein AtMg00810-like — protein MVEFKESMMKEFDMTDLGKMKYFLGIEVVQFDDGIFISHAKYVMEVLRRFGMEHSNSVENPMVPGFKISKDENGIEMDGSFFKQLIGSMMYLTATRPDIMYALSLLSRRGGSHELIGFTGSDYVGSVEDRRSISGYVFMLSGAVVTWSSRK, from the exons ATGGTTGAATTCAAAGAGTCCATGATGAAGGAATTTGATATGACGGACTTGGGTAAGATGAAGTATTTTCTTGGTATTGAGGTAGTTCAGTTTGATGATGGTATATTCATCAGTCATGCGAAGTACGTGATGGAAGTATTGAGGCGTTTTGGAATGGAGCATAGCAATTCTGTTGAAAATCCAATGGTTCCAGGATTcaaaatctccaaagatgaaaatggtattGAGATGGATGGTTCATTCTTCAAGCAGCTGATTGGGAGCATGATGTACTTGACCGCTACGAGACCGGATATAATGTATGCATTAAGCTTATTAAGCAG AAGGGGAGGAAGTCATGAGTTGATTGGTTTTACTGGCAGCGATTATGTCGGATCAGTGGAAGATAGAAGAAGCATCTCAGGCTATGTTTTTATGCTAAGTGGAGCAGTTGTGACTTGGTCTTCTCGAAAATAG